The Silene latifolia isolate original U9 population chromosome Y, ASM4854445v1, whole genome shotgun sequence sequence CCAACCACCACACAACACCAGCAGCACGTGCACCACCATGCCATGCTGCAACCTTCACCACCACGCTCACTTAGCCACTCGGGTTTGGGCAGAGCTGCTCAAAGCATCACGCAAACACCACTGAAGACTCGAGTCGTAGCTTGCATTTGTTTGGGCTGATTGTTGTCTTCATTTCAGCATAGAGACCGACTTCAAATGAGCATAAAAGGATAACATGAACCCGTCTGTATACTAGCATGTAAACTCGTCGTCAATTGGTATAGACTGTTAGTTATAGAGTTAGTTAGGATATTGTTAGAATAAAACTAACTCTAACCGACTTAACAATCTAGTATATATACTCTTCCCTTTGTAAGAAAATCACAAGTTTTGTATAACAAATATTCTTTCTtatctctcttctctcttctcttACTGTAAATCAGTCATCAAATATAATCATCATATTAATCATATGATTGTGATCATCTAAGTTGATCATAGTTTATATGGTATCAGTGGTATAACGATCCACTCTTTTTTCTTCGCTTCCGCATTCATCCAAAATTCATATATTCATTGTTAATTCTTTGAATATATTCATCAATATCAGATTAAGATCTTCATCTTTTTCTTTATAAATTCTTTGATCACGACATGGCTGCTCCTTTATCCAACGATCAAGAACCGCTTTTTTCACCATATGATGGTCCTCTTTTTCTGTCAACAACTGAGCAACACGGGTTGAGGTTAACAGAGAATCTTTTTGATGGCACCAACTTTCGTCAGTGGCAGAGGGAGGTCATTCAGACATTACTTTCCAAGAACAAGATTGGGTTTATTTCGGGAGAATGTTCAATTCCTGAAAAGACTGACAAAAGGTATAATTCCTGGATTCGTTGTGATCTTTTTGTATCTCGTTGGATTAGGAATTCCATGGTACAAGGTTTACGTGATCATTTTCAGTATGCCAATTCTTCTAAACATCTTTGGTCAGAAATTGTTGAGCGTTTTGGTCAGTTGAATGTATTAGAACTTTATGAATTAAAGAAGGAACTTGTTAATCTCAAACAAGAAAATGCATCTTTGATTGATTACTACACTAAAATCAAGGGTCTTTGGGAGAATATTGATCATATGGATCCTATTCCTCTTTGTACTTGTGGTATTATGTCTAAATGCACCTGTAGTCTCTTGAAACGTCTTGTTGAGAGGGAGACACAGACCAAACTATTACAGTTGTTGATGGGTTTACATGCTGGTTATGAGCAAGTTCAGACCTCGTTGCTTTCCATGGATCCTCTACCCCCCATTAACAAAGCTTTAAAGGATTTACAAAAGATTGAGAGGCAGAAGTCTATTAATGATAGTACAAGTACTGCTGTCCTTGATTCTGTTGCTTATGCTGCTAAAAGACGTTATGCCAGTCCTCACACTGCAGAGGCAAACCCCAAGGGTAAACGTCCAAAAGATAGCATGAACACTTTTCCACCCTGTAAGCAGTGTGGTAAGACTAATCATAAAGTTGAAGACTGTTTTCAGCTGCAGACCTGTCTCTTTTGTGAGATAAAGGGCCATATAATAGACAACTGCTACAGTTTTAAAGCTTGGAAGGCCAAACAGACTAAAGGAAAGGCAAAATCTGGTGATTCTGCTAAACCACCACAGAAACCAGTAAACAATGCAGAAATTTGTGGTAACCAAGATGCTGAATATGCTCCTGTCCCACAGACTGCACATTGTGCTAATGTGTTCTATCCTACTGCCTATGGTTGTACTCCCACTGTTTCACCTGCTGCTTCAACTTACAGTCCTGCTGTTCCCTCATCTCAGTCTGCAAGTGACCCTAGTTCACAGTTGTCACCAGATTTGATTCAAGGGATTGTTGACTCAGTGATGAACAAAGTCTTACAAGCATTAACTGACAAGGCTTCTTCTGCATCTGTTGATCCAGGATCTCAATCCTACACTCACTTTGCAGGTAAGTCTTCTACTCAGTTTACAACTGGTTTCCATCCAAGCAAGGATTGGGTCATTGACACAGTAGCATCTGATCACATGACCTCATATGTCTCTTTATTACATGATATTAAAAAGCTAAAATCTCCACTATTTGTCTCCCTAACTGATGGATCAATTAAAACTGTTTATTATACTGGCTCTGCTATTCTGTCACAAGATATCATGTTGATAGATGTGCTTCTTATTTCAGATTTCAAACCAAATCTTTTATCTGTTGCTAAGTTAATAACCAGTTcaaaattaattgttactttCTTGGATGATTCATGTGTTTTTCAGGACCATTCAAGTAAGGccattgttgcaaaaggagtcagAATTGGGGACCTATATAAACTTAGGACATTTATTTTTGATAAAAGTTCTTTTAAACATTGTATTGCTAATGCTGCTAAGACTATAGATGTTGCTTTGTTGCATGCTAGACTTGGGCATACTTCTATTGATAAGCTAAAACATGTAAATAAGACAGTAGTTCAGGGCATTAATAAATTGTACTGTGATACTTGTGTTTTAGCCAAGCACCATTCCTTGCCATTTTATAAAAGTTTATCTTATGCTGCACATTGCTTTGATCTAATCCACATGGATTTATGGGGTCCTTATAAACACCCTGATATGACTGGAGCTCAGTCTTTCCTAACAATTCTTGATGATTACTCTCGGACTACCTGGACTTTTTTGATTCAACATAAAACCCAGGTGGCAAATTTAGTAAAGCATTTTCTTACTCTTGTTGAGACTCAGTTTAGTGCTAAAGTTAAGATAGTTAGGTCTGACAATGGTACAGAATTTTTTCAATTACAATGCAATGAGTTGTTTGCTTCAAAAGGGATTATACATCAAAGAAGTTGTAGGCACTGAAAATTTATTAaagtgccgaataaataaaataattaataaaatcgAGTTAACACTAAATTTTAGCTCGATTTAGTTATTTTGCCCCAATTAAATGATATACGGGTCGATTCGTGTTACAAAATGGGTTATCCGGATCATTAAACCCGAAAAAGATCAAATTTGGGCCAAGTTCACTAATAAACCCGTAAATGGGCCTGTGAATCCAAAAGTCCACCAAGGGGAATTGGAAATCTATAAATAGAGCCATTCTCATTCATTTCGGGTGAGAGAAATCATAATCATAAAATTCAGAGAGAAGAAGACACAAAAGCTCTATAAATTCCCTCTGCAAGACACCtctgcaagcagtcaacaagcacaccaAAACTGTGCCGCCTGCCCAAGAAATTCAAGTTCAAGCTACAACATtcaagagagaacaagtcgcaGTGACCCTCTAAAGAATACAAATCGACACCTCCTACAGAGTGCATACAACCTCTACAGGTGTCATTCAAATACAACGTTCGCGCCTCTACTACAGACAGCGGATCTACTACGGcatttagaatcagaggatacattagagattgtacacataAACTTTCTGATATTAATAAGAATCCATTTGTTTCCTATTTTGTATTACATTTACTTTGCgatacaaaatttgctgttacaaattttggtgaacccgacgtgaaaatctctacctctcatctctactGCTGTTTTATTCAAGTCTACCAAAACAAGAAGATGTCTACCAAGCAAAGCACGGCCTCCACTCCATACACCAATGCATACGGGGTTGCTtgagtaggtgttttgtatgtGGTACGGTATGCCCATAACGCCTCACCAATTCTTTCATGCCAATCTCGCTTTGACTTTGCTACTACTTTTCTCAACAAGTTGCAAAGAGTTTTATTGAAGGTTTCAGCCAAACCATTTGCAGAGGCATTGTACATGGatgacttgtattgtttgaacttgaacttttctcccagacttgtcatcagatggttgaaaaattgtttcccattatcagttgtgatacgttgaggtacaccatatctgtagatgatttgggttctaatgaagtccacaacattttctttcttcacttcccgtaGTGTGATGGCTTCTGCCCATTTTGAGAAATAGTCAGTGGCGGCGAGGATATACTCGTGTCCATTTGAGGCCTTTGGAGTAAGAGGTCTCACAACAtcaagtccccaagcttcaaaAGGCCATGAAGAAACAGTAGGATGCAACGGCTCCGGCGGTTGGTGTATGAAGTTTGCGTAGAACTGACAGGGTTCACATTTTTTCGCAAAGTCCATACAATCTTGCACTATGGTTGGCCAGTAATACCCCATTCTCTTTACGCGATCATGAAGTTTAGGCCCAGATTGATGAGCACCACAAATGCCAGAATGAGCTTCATACATTGCTTCAGTAGCTTCGTCCTTGCTTAGACACCTCAACCATTGGCCTGAGAAAGAACGTCTGTAGAGTGTCCCTTTATAGTGAATGAACTTTGGAGCACGTCGACGTATTTCTACCTTGTGTCTGGGATCATCGGGTAGTTTTTGGTGGTCCAAAAAATCAATGATAGGTTGACGCCAGTCATCTTCATCAACTGTGTAGACGCATATCATGTTAGTTGTA is a genomic window containing:
- the LOC141633248 gene encoding uncharacterized protein LOC141633248, whose product is MAAPLSNDQEPLFSPYDGPLFLSTTEQHGLRLTENLFDGTNFRQWQREVIQTLLSKNKIGFISGECSIPEKTDKRYNSWIRCDLFVSRWIRNSMVQGLRDHFQYANSSKHLWSEIVERFGQLNVLELYELKKELVNLKQENASLIDYYTKIKGLWENIDHMDPIPLCTCGIMSKCTCSLLKRLVERETQTKLLQLLMGLHAGYEQVQTSLLSMDPLPPINKALKDLQKIERQKSINDSTSTAVLDSVAYAAKRRYASPHTAEANPKGKRPKDSMNTFPPCKQCGKTNHKVEDCFQLQTCLFCEIKGHIIDNCYSFKAWKAKQTKGKAKSGDSAKPPQKPVNNAEICGNQDAEYAPVPQTAHCANVFYPTAYGCTPTVSPAASTYSPAVPSSQSASDPSSQLSPDLIQGIVDSVMNKVLQALTDKASSASVDPGSQSYTHFAGPFK